One segment of Antennarius striatus isolate MH-2024 chromosome 5, ASM4005453v1, whole genome shotgun sequence DNA contains the following:
- the erbb3a gene encoding receptor tyrosine-protein kinase erbB-3a — protein sequence MAAFTRKMKQVLCVLLPCVLQLCGAQTQGVVVCSGTQNVLSTTGNSEIQYNLMKEMYTGCEIVMGNLEITMMEHTRDFSFLQSIREVTGYILFAVNEFSRLPLDHLRVIRGTTLYEDQYALAVMVNYQKDGQHGLQELGLTHLTEILEGGVKIIQNKYLSYASQVNWLDIVKDGTADIMIESNGPDKACNEACGDVPCWGPGNDTCQILTKTVCAPQCNGRCFGQSPSECCHIECAGGCTGPLDTDCFACKNFNNSGACVPLCPQTLIYNKHTFKLEPNPNAKYQYGSICVAQCPTNFVVDGSSCVSSCPSDKMEVEKNGMKRCEPCGGLCPKACHGTGSPTRQTVDALNIDSFINCTKIQGSLHFLVTGIQGDDYNDVPALDPEKLKIFNTVREITDILSIQSWPTNMSDLSVFSNLQTIQGRTLYKGVSSRRGYSLLVMKIPSLTSLGLHSLQTINDGGVYITGNKKLCYHDTVNWTRLFSSSSRPQRRQKHIDIKENRPRNQCVNEGHVCDPLCSSDGCWGPGPNQCLSCKKYSRGGTCVPDCMFLTGERREFATQSGECMPCHPECKVQEGKETCTGPGADQCVACASLQDGPHCVSSCPEGVMGGEEVIFKYPNKQGHCEPCHINCTQGCYGPGNGDCVGTSRYISGQATTAIVLGVIALLFTSFSVFILAVLYRRSLAIRRKRAMRRYMESGESFEPLDPGEKGNKVHARILKPTELRKIKLLGRGVFGSVHKGIWIPEGDTVKLPVAIKVIHDRTGRQTFNELTDHMMTLGSLDHMNIVRILGICPGDSLQLVTQLSSQGSLLEHVKNRKNKLSPQRLLNWCVQIAKGMYYLEENRVVHRNLAARNVLLKNNYTAQISDYGIADLLYPDDKKYFYNEFKAPIKWMALESILFRRYTHQSDVWSYGVTVWEMMSNGAEPYSTMRPLEVPDLLEKGERLSQPQICTIDVYMVMVKCWMIDENVRPTFKELANEFTRMARDPPRYLVIKEDCSQQDTAPDELAQRSADLDDLDDLDMAMANEDEEVEDGTTQASHYISPSRSLSRIPQLDCNRLAPPCTAGYLPMNSGVDNPGQASWQSRSRLDSALTMSESSEGCGTAVELEMGEEYSLPESLKEQHHREDSAYVSQRDSLSAGPPETPSPEMEEEDQNGYVLPGDSPERETLLPTSRVIHGRMGKSRSTSLLDDPEDEEYEYMNKQASVAPVLPRHNNYRPKNKRRTSSMSSQATACSGDALLSVEVRGSHTRSDHNSDSDQQGSDEVKYEYMDIRGSEKDESPPAHDPPLTPVKMCKEVKANNADEEEEEDEYVGESVYHYTNRQPKLRKALQDMKEPKIQVRDEGEAYEYEDMDCFSTIQPGDAVVYQNVQMKVDRSGGDRYQSGFEPYIKVRAGVGVGDSAAADRSFDNPDYWHSRMFLKTKAVPT from the exons TGGTCGTTTGTTCTGGCACGCAGAATGTTCTGAGCACGACAGGAAATTCAGAGATCCAGTACAACCTGATGAAAGAGATGTACACTGGTTGTGAGATTGTGATGGGCAACCTTGAGATTACCATGATGGAGCACACCAGAGATTTCTCCTTCCTGCAG TCTATCCGTGAGGTGACAGGCTACATTTTATTTGCCGTCAATGAGTTCAGCCGCCTTCCTCTAGACCACCTGCGCGTCATCAGAGGCACCACACTGTATGAAGATCAGTACGCTTTGGCGGTGATGGTCAACTACCAGAAGGATGGACAGCATGGTCTCCAAGAATTGGGGTTGACACACCttacag AGATACTTGAGGGAGGAGTCAAGATTATCCAGAATAAATACCTGAGCTACGCCTCGCAGGTGAACTGGCTGGACATAGTGAAGGATGGAACAGCAGATATTATGATTGAAAGCAACGGGCCTGATA AGGCTTGTAATGAAGCATGTGGAGACGTTCCATGCTGGGGTCCAGGAAATGACACGTGCCAGATCT TGACAAAGACTGTATGCGCGCCCCAGTGTAATGGCCGATGCTTTGGTCAAAGCCCAAGCGAGTGCTGCCACATTGAGTGTGCTGGAGGCTGCACCGGACCCCTGGATACTGACTGCTTT GCTTGCAAGAACTTCAACAACTCGGGTGCTTGTGTGCCCCTGTGTCCTCAGACCCTCATCTACAACAAGCACACATTCAAACTGGAGCCCAACCCCAATGCCAAGTACCAGTATGGCTCCATCTGTGTGGCCCAGTGCCCTA CAAACTTTGTGGTGGATGGCAGCTCATGTGTGAGTAGTTGCCCGTCAGATAAAATGGAGGTAGAgaaaaatggaatgaaaagaTGTGAACCCTGTGGAGGCCTCTGTCCAAAAG CTTGCCACGGCACAGGAAGTCCAACCAGACAAACTGTTGATGCTCTTAACATAGATAGTTTCATAAACTGTACCAAGATCCAAGGCAGTCTGCACTTCTTGGTGACTGGGATCCAAGG TGATGATTACAATGATGTGCCAGCTCTTGATCCGGAGAAACTGAAAATCTTCAACACTGTGAGAGAGATTACAG ACATCCTCAGTATCCAGTCATGGCCTACAAACATGTCTGACCTGTCAGTCTTCTCCAACCTCCAAACAATTCAGGGCAGAACACTTTACAA AGGAGTGAGCTCTAGAAG GGGTTACTCTCTCCTGGTGATGAAGATCCCCTCTTTGACCTCCCTCGGATTGCACTCACTCCAGACAATAAATGATGGCGGTGTCTACATAACAGGAAACAAGAAGCTCTGCTACCACGACACCGTCAACTGGACGCGTCTCTTCAGTAGCAGCTCCCGGCCACAGCGACGCCAGAAACACATTGATATCAAGGAGAACAGACCAAGAAATCAGTGTG TTAATGAAGGCCATGTGTGTGACCCTCTATGCTCCTCTGATGGCTGCTGGGGTCCGGGTCCAAATCAGTGCCTGTCCTGTAAGAAATATAGTAGAGGAGGAACCTGTGTGCCAGACTGCATGTTCCTGACTGG GGAGAGGCGGGAGTTTGCTACCCAATCAGGGGAGTGTATGCCATGCCACCCTGAGTGTAAGGTTCAGGAAGGGAAGGAGACCTGCACAGGACCG GGAGCAGATCAGTGTGTTGCATGTGCCAGTCTGCAGGATGGTCCACACTGTGTTTCATCCTGTCCAGAGGGCGTGATGGGAGGAGAGGAAGTCATCTTTAAATACCCCAACAAGCAAGGCCACTGTGAACCCTGTCACATCAACTGCACTCAAGG GTGCTATGGTCCAGGTAATGGAGACTGTGTTGGGACATCTCGATACATTTCTGG ACAAGCCACGACAGCCATTGTGCTGGGAGTTATTGCCCTCCTTTTTACCTCATTCTCTGTGTTCATTCTGGCTGTTCTGTACCGCCGAAGTCTTGCCATTCGTCGCAAACGAGCTATGAGGAGATACATGGAAAGCGGAGAG AGCTTTGAGCCTCTCGATCCTGGAGAGAAAGGAAATAAAGTCCACGCTCGAATCCTAAAGCCCACCGAGCTGCGTAAGATCAAGCTGCTGGGTAGGGGAGTGTTTGGATCGGTCCATAAG GGTATTTGGATTCCTGAGGGTGATACAGTGAAGCTTCCTGTGGCCATAAAGGTGATTCACGATCGTACTGGCCGACAGACCTTCAATGAACTTACAGAT CACATGATGACACTAGGAAGCTTGGACCACATGAACATTGTCAGAATCCTGGGGATCTGTCCTGGAGACAGCTTGCAGCTTGTCACACAACTCAGCAGTCAGGGATCCTTGTTGGAACATGTCAAGAACCGCAAGAACAAACTCAGCCCACAGAGGCTGCTCAACTGGTGTGTCCAAATAGCAAAG GGTATGTACTACTTGGAGGAGAACAGGGTGGTCCATAGGAACCTTGCAGCCAGAAATGTGCTCTTAAAGAATAACTACACTGCACAGATATCAGACTATGGCATTGCAGATCTGCTTTACCCTGATGACAAGAAGTATTTCTACAATGAGTTCAAG GCACCAATCAAATGGATGGCCTTAGAGAGCATCCTGTTTCGTAGATACACACATCAGAGTGATGTCTGGAGTTATG GTGTGACAGTATGGGAGATGATGTCAAATGGTGCAGAGCCATACAGCACAATGCGCCCACTGGAAGTTCCTGATCTATTGGAAAAAGGCGAGCGTCTGTCCCAGCCTCAGATTTGCACCATCGACGTCTACATGGTCATGGTTAAGT gCTGGATGATTGATGAGAATGTTCGTCCAACATTCAAAGAGCTGGCAAATGAATTTACCAGAATGGCCAGAGACCCTCCTCGCTACCTGGTGATCAAA GAGGACTGCAGCCAACAGGACACAGCCCCAGACGAACTTGCTCAGCGAAGTGCAGACCTAGATGACCTAGACGATCTAGACATGGCAATGGcaaatgaggatgaggaggtggaaGATGGCACAACTCAAGCCTCACATTACATATCTCCATCCAGGAGCCTCAGTCGCATCCCTCAATTAGACTGCAACAGA tTGGCTCCACCATGCACAGCAGGATATTTGCCTATGAACTCAGGTGTTGACAACCCAGGACAG GCCTCGTGGCAGTCTCGCTCTCGACTTGACTCAGCACTCACTATGTCTGAGAGCTCAGAAGGCTGTGGTACAGCAGTGGAGCTAGAGATGGGTGAGGAATATTCTCTGCCAGAGAGTCTGAAAGAACAACATCATCGGGAGGACAGCGCGTACGTGTCACAAAGAGATAGCCTCTCTGCTGGGCCGCCAGAGACTCCATCaccagagatggaggaagaagatCAGAATGGTTATGTTCTTCCAGGAGACAGCCCAGAGCGAg AAACCCTTCTTCCAACATCTCGAGTCATTCATGGCAGAATGGGAAAGTCCCGTTCAACCAGCCTGCTGGATGACCCAGAAGATGAAGAATATGAATATATGAACAAGCAGGCATCTGTAGCACCTGTCTTGCCTCGACACAACAACTATCGGCCGAAGAACAAGCGCCGCACCTCCTCCATGTCATCGCAGGCGACAGCATGTTCAGGTGACGCCTTGCTGTCGGTGGAGGTCAGAGGGAGTCACACGAGAAGCGATCACAATTCTGATTCAGACCAGCAGGGATCTGATGAAGTCAAATATGAATACATGGACATCAGGGGGAGTGAAAAAGATGAAAGTCCACCAGCACATGATCCTCCTCTGACACCAGTAAAGATGTGCAAAGAGGTGAAGGCTAACAATgcggatgaggaggaagaggaggatgaatatGTAGGGGAGAGTGTCTATCATTATACGAACAGACAGCCAAAGCTGCGAAAAGCTCTTCAAGACATGAAGGAGCCAAAGATACAGGTAAGGGATGAGGGTGAGGCTTATGAGTATGAAGACATGGACTGCTTTTCGACCATACAGCCTGGAGATGCAGTGGTGTATCAGAACGTGCAGATGAAAGTAGATCGAAGCGGCGGGGACAGATATCAGTCAGGGTTTGAACCTTACATCAAAGTACGAGCTGGAGTCGGGGTTGGAGATTCTGCAGCTGCTGACAGATCTTTTGACAATCCAGACTACTGGCACAGCAGAATGTTCCTGAAGACCAAAGCAGTACCTACATGA